One stretch of Candidatus Nealsonbacteria bacterium DNA includes these proteins:
- a CDS encoding RNA polymerase sigma factor, with the protein MEETISQLKDEEIAQLIQSGKVRFFGILVSRYENKIRRYARKFLSDKEDINDIVQEVFIKAYTNIQEFDSQRKFSPWFYRIAHNELVNALKKRKKQPLFLFDFDVFFPYDFSNNNILNQQIDRQNMEKIIDMGLDQLEPKYREPIILYYLEELTYKEIADVMQIPISTVGIRIKRAKKIIKPILKKLGYNYE; encoded by the coding sequence ATGGAAGAAACCATATCTCAACTAAAAGACGAAGAGATTGCGCAGTTAATTCAGTCTGGGAAAGTTAGGTTTTTTGGTATTTTGGTAAGTAGATATGAAAATAAAATTAGGCGTTATGCTAGGAAATTTCTTTCAGACAAAGAAGACATAAATGATATTGTTCAAGAAGTTTTTATAAAAGCTTATACAAACATACAAGAGTTTGATTCCCAAAGAAAATTTTCTCCATGGTTTTATCGCATTGCCCATAATGAATTAGTTAACGCCCTTAAAAAACGAAAAAAACAACCTTTGTTTTTATTTGATTTCGATGTTTTTTTTCCTTATGATTTTTCTAATAATAATATTCTTAATCAACAAATAGATAGGCAAAATATGGAAAAAATAATAGACATGGGCCTTGATCAATTAGAGCCAAAATACCGCGAACCAATTATTCTTTATTATTTAGAAGAATTAACCTATAAAGAAATTGCCGATGTAATGCAAATTCCTATTTCGACCGTTGGAATAAGAATAAAAAGGGCAAAAAAAATAATAAAACCTATTTTAAAAAAATTGGGTTACAATTATGAATAA
- a CDS encoding GNAT family N-acetyltransferase yields the protein MNFFEDILAEKSRIEEAIKKYGYAPEHNFWWYKSQAEKNSKNVYVAFNDGTGLLTIKERDKKRTTIFSSPIAPPLRRVSIIIEYLEHIFQLPEIQKVTLELETALYKEFLDKLPCQIKARAIKYTLTWPVYDLKNFNLTLTGKHWKTLRKEKNKFYQNYCVSVVDAQTYKDKEALRLILNEWRKKRGGHDRTYFLPYHNFIINENCMGASEARVFVVDGKAVGINAGWLIPNNSRFYGAVGIHDYSLPDLGDILYLEDLVWLKTHGYIEADMGGGEDALTNFKNKFQPKLFYKTHIFSVVKC from the coding sequence ATGAATTTTTTTGAAGATATATTGGCAGAAAAATCTCGTATTGAAGAAGCGATAAAAAAATATGGATATGCGCCTGAGCATAATTTCTGGTGGTATAAATCTCAGGCGGAAAAAAATTCAAAAAATGTTTATGTAGCATTCAATGACGGCACAGGGCTTTTGACAATTAAGGAAAGAGACAAAAAAAGAACTACTATTTTTTCAAGTCCAATTGCGCCCCCATTAAGACGGGTTTCGATTATTATTGAATATCTTGAGCACATATTTCAATTACCAGAAATTCAAAAAGTTACGCTTGAGCTTGAAACCGCATTATACAAAGAATTTCTTGATAAATTGCCATGCCAAATTAAAGCCCGAGCTATTAAATATACGCTTACGTGGCCGGTTTACGATCTTAAAAATTTTAATCTTACGCTCACGGGAAAACACTGGAAAACATTGCGCAAGGAGAAAAATAAATTTTATCAAAATTATTGTGTAAGCGTGGTAGATGCGCAGACATATAAAGATAAAGAAGCGCTGCGCTTGATTCTCAACGAATGGCGCAAAAAACGAGGGGGACACGACAGGACATATTTTCTTCCGTATCATAATTTTATTATTAATGAGAATTGCATGGGAGCATCAGAAGCGCGGGTATTTGTGGTTGACGGCAAGGCGGTTGGGATAAACGCCGGATGGTTAATTCCCAACAACAGTCGATTTTATGGAGCAGTCGGAATTCACGATTACTCATTGCCTGATTTAGGAGATATTCTTTATCTTGAGGATTTAGTGTGGCTTAAGACGCACGGTTACATAGAGGCCGATATGGGCGGCGGCGAGGATGCACTCACTAATTTTAAAAATAAATTTCAACCTAAATTATTTTACAAAACACATATTTTTTCAGTTGTAAAATGTTAG
- a CDS encoding glycoside hydrolase family 1 protein, which yields MKKILKFPKDFLWGSSISAYQVEGGIENCDWSKFENAGVACDHYNLFEEDFDLVKNLNQNAFRFSIEWSRIEPKEGNFDKKEIEHYRKVLLALKTRNIKSVVTLWHWTNPLWLAEKGGWSNKEAVYFFSRYTKVISEELGDLIDFWVTLNEPLVHISNGYLQGIFPPNKKDVVLAIKTFRNLVKAHQEAYDIVHQKYPEAKVSVTAISNFFKPARKWLALERFLAFLFHYFWNHLFLKKIKKHIDYIGVDYYFAHQVVFYPPFLKKFTDLVSDINWEIYPEGLYWVLKNLSKFKKPIYILENGLADSKDKFRKDFIKEHLVWIHKAIEEKIDVKGYFHWSLIDNFEWDRGFWPRFGLIEINYQNLERKPRPSAFYYAKICKENCLEINN from the coding sequence ATGAAAAAAATTTTAAAGTTTCCCAAAGATTTTTTATGGGGTTCTTCTATCTCGGCTTATCAGGTTGAGGGCGGAATTGAAAATTGCGACTGGTCAAAGTTTGAAAATGCCGGCGTTGCCTGCGACCATTATAATCTTTTTGAAGAAGATTTTGATTTGGTAAAAAACTTGAATCAAAACGCTTTTCGTTTTTCAATTGAATGGTCAAGAATTGAGCCTAAAGAAGGCAATTTTGACAAAAAAGAAATTGAACACTATAGAAAAGTGCTTTTGGCTCTAAAAACAAGGAATATCAAATCAGTGGTTACTCTTTGGCACTGGACCAATCCTCTTTGGCTGGCGGAAAAGGGCGGTTGGTCCAATAAAGAAGCAGTTTATTTTTTTTCCAGATACACAAAGGTTATTTCTGAGGAATTGGGGGATTTGATTGATTTTTGGGTTACTCTTAACGAACCCCTTGTTCATATTTCCAATGGTTACTTGCAAGGTATTTTTCCTCCCAATAAAAAAGATGTTGTTTTGGCAATAAAAACTTTTAGAAATTTAGTTAAAGCCCATCAAGAGGCTTATGATATTGTTCACCAAAAATATCCGGAAGCGAAAGTCAGCGTTACCGCCATCAGTAATTTTTTTAAACCGGCAAGAAAATGGTTAGCCCTGGAAAGATTTCTTGCTTTTTTATTCCATTATTTTTGGAACCACCTTTTTTTAAAAAAAATAAAAAAACATATTGATTATATCGGAGTGGATTATTATTTTGCCCATCAAGTAGTTTTTTATCCTCCTTTTTTGAAAAAATTTACTGACCTTGTTTCCGATATTAATTGGGAAATTTATCCGGAAGGGTTATACTGGGTTTTGAAAAATCTGTCTAAATTCAAAAAACCGATTTATATCTTAGAAAACGGTTTGGCTGATTCAAAGGACAAGTTTAGAAAAGATTTTATTAAGGAACACTTAGTTTGGATTCACAAGGCAATTGAAGAAAAAATAGACGTTAAGGGATATTTTCACTGGTCTTTAATCGATAACTTTGAGTGGGACAGGGGTTTTTGGCCGAGATTCGGGCTGATAGAGATTAATTACCAAAACTTGGAAAGAAAGCCTAGGCCCAGCGCTTTTTATTACGCCAAAATTTGCAAAGAAAATTGTTTAGAAATTAATAATTAA
- a CDS encoding ComEC/Rec2 family competence protein produces MSGFSIIFCFFLKNKRLAVLGFCSFFAILGAWHYQITMEKISNNDFIKYNDKEESIILIGKTGKEADIREKSINLEIKSDYILINNEKIKVSGKVLITASRYPVYNYGDELEVTGKLKTPMVFEGFNYKDFLAKDGIFSVMYFPEVKKIGDKKGNFIFAEILFLKDKIRQSIYQNFSPPQSSLLGALILGDQRRMPDWFREKLNITGISHITSVSGMHVAILSAILMEFLLGLGFWRSQAFYITCIFLILFILMVGLPASAIRAGIMGGLFLFAQKIGRKSTAFRSIVFAAVVILIANPLLLRFDVSFQLSFLAVIGLIFLDPIFKKLLKKIPEKEFFNLRTMASMTFSAQLFTLPILIYNFGRISLISPITNILILPFIPLLTILGFLVGIVGIVSQTISHFLSFPCWLILTYMVKTIDWLSKFSFSYLNMENVSLIWLVIFYLILIFFVRHLNEKWKMEFLNY; encoded by the coding sequence TTGAGCGGATTTTCGATAATTTTTTGTTTTTTCTTAAAAAATAAAAGATTGGCTGTTTTGGGTTTTTGTTCTTTTTTTGCGATTTTAGGCGCCTGGCACTATCAAATAACCATGGAAAAAATTTCAAATAATGACTTCATAAAATACAACGACAAAGAAGAATCGATAATTCTGATTGGTAAAACCGGTAAAGAAGCGGACATAAGAGAGAAAAGCATTAATTTAGAAATTAAAAGCGATTATATTTTAATAAATAATGAAAAAATAAAAGTTTCGGGGAAGGTTTTAATAACCGCCTCCCGCTATCCCGTTTATAATTACGGAGATGAACTGGAGGTTACGGGAAAGTTAAAGACTCCCATGGTTTTTGAAGGGTTTAATTATAAAGATTTCCTGGCCAAAGACGGAATTTTTTCCGTGATGTATTTTCCTGAAGTTAAAAAAATAGGCGACAAAAAAGGCAATTTTATTTTTGCCGAAATTTTGTTTTTAAAAGATAAAATTCGCCAATCAATTTATCAAAATTTTTCTCCTCCCCAAAGTTCGCTTTTGGGAGCCTTAATCCTCGGAGACCAGCGGAGAATGCCGGATTGGTTCAGGGAAAAGTTAAACATTACAGGAATCAGCCATATTACTTCAGTTTCGGGCATGCATGTCGCCATATTATCAGCCATTTTAATGGAGTTTCTCTTAGGGCTCGGTTTTTGGAGGAGTCAGGCTTTTTATATAACTTGTATTTTTTTAATCTTGTTTATTTTAATGGTAGGTTTGCCGGCCTCTGCAATCAGAGCCGGAATTATGGGCGGTCTCTTCTTGTTTGCTCAAAAGATTGGCCGGAAAAGTACGGCCTTCAGGTCAATTGTTTTTGCCGCAGTTGTTATTCTGATTGCAAACCCCTTGCTTTTAAGGTTCGACGTCAGCTTTCAATTATCTTTTTTAGCGGTAATCGGTTTGATTTTTTTAGACCCTATTTTTAAAAAATTGCTTAAAAAAATTCCGGAAAAAGAATTTTTTAACCTAAGAACCATGGCTTCAATGACTTTTTCGGCCCAGCTTTTTACTTTGCCGATTTTAATTTACAATTTTGGCCGAATTTCTTTGATTTCGCCCATTACCAATATTTTAATTTTACCTTTTATTCCCTTGTTAACCATTTTGGGATTTTTAGTCGGGATAGTTGGCATTGTTTCCCAAACTATTTCTCATTTTCTTTCTTTCCCTTGCTGGTTAATTTTGACTTATATGGTGAAAACAATAGACTGGCTTTCTAAATTTTCATTTTCTTATTTAAACATGGAAAACGTTTCTTTGATTTGGCTGGTTATTTTTTATTTAATTTTAATTTTCTTTGTTCGCCATTTAAACGAAAAATGGAAGATGGAATTTTTAAATTACTGA
- the ftsZ gene encoding cell division protein FtsZ, translating to MKKNRPKIKVIGIGGSGNNAISRMAKCNISGIELIVANTDVQDLRSALADKKLQIGKKITQGLGTGMNYGIGKAAAKESKEEIFEILKNSDLIFITCGLGGGTGTGAAPIVAEISKSIGALTIAIVTEPFSFEGAQRKKIAKKGIKDLKDKVDTLLVIPNDKLLKTKETEDVSLVDAFWACDEVLREAVQGISDLIVKPGIINLDFADAKAVMKDSGPAIFGTGRASGPKRAMTAALRAINSPLLSFSTKGAKSVLFNVSGADDLTLFDVNTVAKIITQNIDPKAKIIFGAIKDKTLKKGEIKVTLMATGFKR from the coding sequence ATGAAAAAAAATAGACCCAAAATAAAAGTTATAGGAATAGGGGGGTCGGGAAACAATGCCATTTCTCGAATGGCAAAATGTAATATTTCCGGCATAGAGCTGATTGTTGCAAATACTGATGTTCAGGACCTAAGAAGCGCTTTGGCTGACAAGAAACTGCAAATTGGTAAAAAAATTACTCAGGGATTGGGAACGGGAATGAATTACGGTATCGGCAAAGCCGCTGCCAAAGAAAGCAAAGAAGAAATTTTTGAAATTTTAAAAAACTCAGACTTGATTTTTATCACTTGCGGATTGGGCGGGGGAACTGGAACCGGGGCTGCTCCGATAGTTGCGGAAATTTCTAAAAGCATAGGTGCCTTGACTATAGCCATCGTTACAGAGCCCTTCAGTTTCGAAGGCGCCCAAAGAAAAAAAATTGCCAAGAAGGGAATAAAAGATTTGAAAGATAAAGTTGACACTCTTTTGGTTATCCCCAATGATAAATTGTTAAAAACAAAAGAAACCGAAGACGTTTCTTTGGTTGATGCTTTTTGGGCTTGCGACGAAGTTTTAAGAGAAGCGGTGCAGGGGATATCCGACTTGATTGTAAAGCCCGGGATTATAAATCTTGATTTTGCCGATGCAAAAGCCGTGATGAAAGATTCCGGTCCCGCTATTTTTGGCACCGGTCGGGCTTCGGGTCCTAAAAGAGCGATGACGGCAGCCTTAAGGGCGATTAACTCTCCTTTATTGAGTTTTTCGACTAAAGGAGCAAAGTCAGTTTTATTTAATGTTTCCGGCGCAGATGACCTTACTCTTTTTGATGTAAACACGGTAGCCAAAATTATTACTCAAAATATAGACCCCAAAGCTAAAATAATCTTTGGGGCGATAAAAGACAAAACTCTTAAAAAAGGAGAAATAAAAGTTACCCTTATGGCTACCGGATTTAAAAGATAA
- the ftsA gene encoding cell division protein FtsA gives MFRNRGQEIITGLDIGTNAIKVLVALKKADQEELEVLAQVKKNCSGVRKGVVSKPEKVAEIIKLAIEEAQNLSGQKIKRVFFNINGSHMNAIFSKGTIAVSRADKRISEEDKERVICQAVQSVNLSSNQEIIDSFPKDFIVDGKGGIKEILGMEGIRLEAEVLLLCAFVPSLHNLKKAIQYSELQPAGIQFSPIAAAKSVLTPQQKELGVVLVDIGAETTGLAIFEEENLIHSTIFPIGSANITQDIAIGFKCDIDLAEKIKQDFGTCLPKKEKGEKYKRDKIKFPDSLIFSRKILNAIIGARVSEIFDQIDQELKKVSRQKSLPAGIVFTGGGAKLSQIAELAKKELKLPARVGKPRCFIGLEEDPSLATVCGLVLEGADSDKEKSFSDFNVGRGKEFFSKAKDWFRNFIP, from the coding sequence ATGTTTCGCAACAGAGGTCAAGAAATAATAACCGGCTTGGATATCGGAACGAATGCCATCAAGGTTTTGGTTGCTTTAAAAAAAGCTGACCAAGAAGAGCTGGAAGTTTTAGCTCAAGTTAAAAAAAATTGTTCCGGAGTCAGAAAAGGAGTGGTTAGTAAGCCGGAAAAGGTAGCTGAAATAATTAAGTTAGCGATCGAAGAAGCTCAGAATTTAAGTGGCCAAAAAATTAAACGCGTTTTTTTTAACATAAACGGCTCTCATATGAATGCTATCTTTTCTAAGGGGACCATTGCCGTTTCAAGGGCTGACAAGCGAATTTCAGAGGAAGATAAAGAAAGGGTTATTTGCCAAGCGGTTCAATCAGTGAATCTTTCTTCTAATCAGGAAATTATCGATTCTTTTCCGAAAGACTTTATTGTTGACGGCAAGGGAGGAATTAAAGAGATTTTAGGCATGGAAGGAATAAGACTGGAAGCGGAAGTTCTTTTGCTTTGCGCCTTTGTTCCTTCTTTGCACAATTTGAAAAAAGCTATTCAATATTCTGAATTGCAACCGGCCGGAATTCAATTTTCTCCGATAGCGGCCGCAAAATCAGTTTTAACTCCTCAGCAGAAAGAATTGGGAGTGGTTTTGGTTGATATTGGAGCTGAAACCACGGGTTTGGCTATTTTTGAAGAAGAAAACTTAATTCATTCCACTATTTTTCCGATTGGTTCCGCAAACATTACCCAGGATATAGCCATTGGTTTTAAGTGCGATATTGATTTGGCTGAGAAAATAAAACAGGACTTTGGAACCTGTCTGCCAAAAAAAGAAAAAGGAGAAAAATACAAAAGAGATAAGATTAAATTTCCCGATTCTTTAATTTTTTCCAGAAAAATATTAAACGCCATAATTGGCGCCCGGGTTTCGGAGATTTTCGACCAAATTGACCAAGAGTTAAAAAAAGTTTCCCGCCAGAAATCACTGCCGGCCGGCATAGTTTTTACTGGCGGCGGAGCTAAGTTATCTCAAATTGCAGAATTGGCTAAAAAAGAATTAAAGCTTCCCGCTCGAGTCGGCAAGCCAAGATGCTTTATTGGGTTAGAAGAAGATCCGAGCTTGGCTACGGTTTGCGGTTTGGTATTGGAAGGAGCGGATTCCGATAAGGAAAAATCTTTTTCTGATTTTAATGTTGGCAGAGGCAAAGAATTTTTTTCCAAAGCGAAGGACTGGTTTAGAAATTTTATTCCCTAA
- the ybeY gene encoding rRNA maturation RNase YbeY yields the protein MIEINNLTKFYLDEKKLKKIIKKVLIGKFKKNDLSIAFVNSGIIKNLNKKYRKNNQATDILSFPRFKKTEKQFKVKKTGKSVNLGEIIICPKEVQKNAKRFKSEFEDELYRVLIHGILHLLGYDHEKSENQAKLMEKKQDYYFQKIINK from the coding sequence ATGATTGAGATAAACAATCTGACTAAATTTTATTTGGACGAAAAAAAACTGAAGAAAATTATCAAGAAAGTATTAATCGGGAAGTTTAAAAAAAATGATTTATCAATCGCTTTCGTAAATTCCGGGATAATCAAAAATTTAAACAAAAAATACAGGAAAAACAATCAAGCCACTGACATTCTTTCTTTTCCGAGGTTTAAAAAAACAGAGAAACAATTTAAAGTAAAAAAAACAGGAAAAAGCGTTAATTTGGGCGAAATAATTATTTGCCCCAAAGAAGTTCAAAAAAACGCCAAAAGATTTAAATCTGAATTTGAAGACGAGCTTTATCGAGTTTTAATTCACGGTATTTTGCATCTTTTAGGATACGACCACGAAAAATCCGAAAACCAAGCAAAATTGATGGAAAAAAAACAAGATTATTATTTTCAAAAAATTATTAATAAATAA
- a CDS encoding HD domain-containing protein, with protein MGKIKPEDITIEKIEKGEFSIILPEFYELKKVIEDDGFWHSRDSVFNHTIGVLKGLGSFLKGANRKILNYLSQEITDHSRKDLLFLAALFHDIAKDETIIKKDGKTSCPGHEEKGYQKVKSILDRIDLSEKEKNFVSQIIKNHGVLHIMVYPGNNNLEEEYRVFRSDFSEIFLEIIIFSLIDNLGNQLQKNYPDEFDFRINFYQKALADY; from the coding sequence ATGGGAAAAATTAAACCAGAAGATATAACAATCGAAAAAATAGAAAAAGGAGAATTTTCTATTATTTTACCGGAGTTTTATGAACTGAAAAAAGTTATAGAAGATGATGGTTTTTGGCACAGTCGCGATTCCGTTTTTAACCATACGATAGGTGTTTTAAAGGGATTAGGCTCTTTTTTGAAGGGCGCGAATAGAAAAATCTTAAATTATCTTAGCCAAGAAATCACCGATCATAGCAGAAAGGATCTTTTATTTCTGGCGGCTTTATTTCATGACATAGCCAAAGACGAAACAATTATAAAAAAAGACGGCAAAACCTCATGTCCCGGCCACGAAGAAAAAGGTTATCAAAAAGTTAAAAGCATTTTAGACAGAATTGATTTATCAGAAAAGGAAAAAAATTTTGTTTCTCAGATCATTAAGAATCACGGCGTTTTGCATATAATGGTTTACCCCGGCAACAATAACCTGGAAGAAGAGTACAGAGTCTTTAGGTCTGATTTTTCTGAAATTTTTTTGGAAATAATAATTTTTTCTTTAATTGATAACCTAGGGAATCAACTGCAAAAAAACTATCCGGACGAATTTGATTTCAGGATTAATTTCTACCAAAAAGCCCTGGCGGATTATTGA
- a CDS encoding GatB/YqeY domain-containing protein: MNLKEKIQKDLYSALKEKDENRASTLRFLNAQILNREKEKRFKLAKGKEAGANNLANQSNLTDEEIIEVMMSEIKKRKEAILAFEKGNRKDLAEKERKEIDILRGYLPEQLPEEEVRKMAEETIKKIGAKDIKEMGKVMKELSPQIKGRAEGGLVSKIVKEFLS; encoded by the coding sequence ATGAATCTTAAAGAAAAGATTCAAAAAGATTTATACTCTGCTCTTAAAGAAAAAGACGAAAATCGGGCTTCTACCTTGAGATTTTTGAATGCCCAGATTTTAAACAGGGAAAAGGAAAAAAGATTTAAATTAGCCAAGGGGAAAGAGGCGGGCGCAAACAACTTAGCGAACCAAAGCAACCTGACTGACGAAGAAATAATAGAAGTGATGATGTCTGAAATCAAAAAAAGAAAAGAAGCGATTTTGGCGTTTGAAAAAGGAAACCGGAAGGATTTGGCTGAAAAAGAAAGGAAAGAAATCGATATTTTAAGAGGTTATTTACCGGAACAGTTGCCGGAAGAAGAAGTCAGGAAAATGGCTGAGGAAACGATTAAAAAAATCGGAGCAAAGGACATAAAAGAAATGGGCAAGGTAATGAAGGAATTGTCTCCTCAGATAAAAGGCAGAGCAGAAGGGGGATTGGTAAGCAAAATCGTTAAAGAGTTTTTGTCCTGA
- a CDS encoding histidine triad nucleotide-binding protein encodes MEECFFCKIINKEVPTEIVYQDNDVFAFKDIHPLAPVHILIIPKKHIARISDIKDKDQALMGKIILTAKKIADSLNISKSGYKLLFRVGRHGGQEVEHVHLHLIGGSSLSEDIRPI; translated from the coding sequence ATGGAAGAATGTTTTTTTTGTAAAATTATCAATAAAGAAGTACCGACAGAAATCGTTTATCAAGATAACGATGTTTTTGCTTTTAAAGACATTCATCCTTTGGCCCCGGTTCATATTTTAATTATTCCCAAAAAGCATATCGCCAGAATTTCAGACATCAAAGACAAAGATCAAGCTTTGATGGGAAAAATTATTTTGACAGCGAAGAAAATAGCTGATAGTCTGAATATATCAAAATCGGGATATAAACTCTTATTTAGAGTGGGTCGTCACGGCGGACAAGAGGTTGAACACGTTCATTTGCATCTTATCGGCGGTTCTTCTCTTTCTGAGGATATTCGTCCCATTTAA
- the hisS gene encoding histidine--tRNA ligase, with product MSREKKLKFQVPYGMHDILPRDQKYFQEILKTVQTVAEFYGFRKIETPIVENAELFSKGTGSDTDIVEKEMYTFKTKGGDLLALRPEGTPPIVRAYIEHGMQSLTQPVKLWHWGPFFRHERPQAGRYRQFFQAGFEVLGERSSVIDAEIIQVFYSIFEELGFKNLVIEINSIGDSQCRPYYKKTLSSYFKSRQSSLCVDCRRRARENPLRVLDCKDEKCQRIIKSAPQIVDYLCPECHEYFKEVLEFLDDLGLPYQLNPYLVRGLDYYTKTVFEIFSTEPSNPDNASESGLVRHALAGGGRYDKLVKLLGGKDTPGCGGAMGIERIVEIMKGRKMKFKNGQRPKIFLAQLSKKAKRESLKLIEEFRKAKIPIAHSLSKDSLGAQMKIADRLGVKYVLIIGQKEVVEKEVLIRDMENGKQRSIENGRIVKEMKKKI from the coding sequence ATGTCCAGAGAAAAAAAATTAAAATTTCAGGTTCCCTACGGGATGCATGATATTCTTCCGCGGGACCAAAAATATTTTCAAGAAATTTTAAAAACAGTTCAAACTGTTGCCGAGTTTTACGGTTTCAGGAAAATTGAAACTCCAATCGTGGAAAATGCCGAGCTTTTTTCAAAAGGAACCGGAAGCGACACGGATATTGTTGAGAAAGAAATGTATACCTTTAAAACTAAAGGGGGAGATTTACTGGCCTTAAGGCCGGAAGGCACCCCTCCCATTGTAAGAGCTTATATTGAGCATGGCATGCAATCCTTGACGCAACCTGTAAAATTATGGCATTGGGGGCCATTTTTCAGGCACGAGAGACCGCAGGCAGGCAGATATCGTCAATTTTTTCAGGCGGGATTCGAGGTTCTGGGGGAAAGAAGTTCGGTAATTGACGCGGAAATTATTCAGGTTTTTTATTCCATTTTTGAAGAATTGGGTTTTAAAAATTTAGTCATAGAAATAAACAGCATCGGAGACAGCCAATGCCGCCCGTATTATAAAAAAACGCTGTCGAGCTATTTTAAATCCCGCCAGTCTTCCCTTTGCGTTGATTGCCGGCGTCGGGCTAGAGAAAATCCTTTAAGAGTTTTAGATTGCAAGGATGAAAAATGTCAAAGAATCATTAAATCTGCTCCTCAAATTGTGGACTATCTTTGTCCGGAATGCCACGAATATTTTAAAGAAGTTTTAGAGTTTTTAGATGACTTGGGTCTTCCTTACCAATTAAATCCTTATTTGGTCAGAGGATTGGATTATTATACCAAGACCGTTTTTGAAATTTTTTCCACAGAACCTTCAAACCCAGATAATGCTTCGGAATCGGGTTTGGTCAGGCATGCTTTAGCCGGCGGAGGAAGGTATGATAAATTGGTGAAGCTTTTGGGTGGGAAAGACACTCCTGGCTGCGGCGGAGCCATGGGCATTGAAAGAATTGTAGAAATAATGAAAGGAAGAAAAATGAAATTTAAAAACGGACAAAGGCCAAAAATATTTTTAGCCCAATTGAGCAAGAAAGCCAAAAGAGAAAGCTTAAAGCTGATAGAGGAATTTCGTAAAGCTAAAATTCCCATTGCGCATTCTTTAAGCAAGGATTCTCTGGGCGCCCAAATGAAAATCGCCGATAGATTAGGGGTAAAATATGTTTTGATTATAGGGCAAAAAGAAGTGGTAGAAAAAGAAGTTTTAATAAGAGATATGGAAAACGGAAAACAGAGGTCGATAGAAAACGGCCGGATAGTTAAAGAAATGAAAAAAAAGATTTAA
- the lepB gene encoding signal peptidase I yields the protein MKNLLSFVFEVLKIVVIALVIVVPVRYFLFQPFIVKGQSMDPNFSDGDYLIIDEISYRFRAPERGEVIVFDAPNDPSSRYIKRIIGLPGETIKIEGGKVFLFQDGKYQDLKEDKYLSSEVKTFGDVQTTLNSQEYFVLGDNRFVSADSRKFGILLRDKIIGRVYLRAWPISAFSKIESPSYSY from the coding sequence ATGAAGAATTTGTTGTCTTTTGTTTTCGAGGTTTTAAAAATAGTAGTCATCGCCCTTGTGATAGTGGTTCCGGTGCGATATTTTTTATTTCAGCCGTTTATTGTAAAAGGCCAATCAATGGACCCTAATTTTTCCGATGGCGATTATTTGATTATTGATGAAATTTCCTATCGTTTCAGGGCTCCCGAGAGAGGAGAGGTGATTGTTTTTGACGCTCCCAATGACCCTTCTTCGCGTTATATAAAAAGAATCATAGGCTTGCCCGGAGAGACAATAAAGATTGAGGGCGGGAAGGTTTTTCTTTTTCAAGACGGAAAATACCAGGACCTTAAAGAAGATAAATATCTTTCTTCGGAGGTTAAAACCTTCGGAGACGTTCAAACAACCTTAAACTCTCAAGAATATTTTGTTTTAGGAGATAACCGCTTTGTCTCGGCTGATTCAAGAAAATTCGGCATTTTACTTAGAGACAAGATAATAGGCAGGGTTTATTTGAGGGCTTGGCCTATTTCCGCTTTTTCTAAAATTGAATCTCCAAGTTATTCTTATTAA